The following proteins are encoded in a genomic region of Debaryomyces hansenii CBS767 chromosome G complete sequence:
- a CDS encoding DEHA2G19250p (weakly similar to uniprot|P43613 Saccharomyces cerevisiae YFR041C ERJ5 Endoplasmic reticulum protein that may function as a cochaperone) → MKYISLLSLILIFATAISLVEASNWSPEDYEIFSLNDKVQQDLGKGASFYSWLELPNGPKSTLQEISKAYRKKSRILHPDKVSGSKSLKKQAEERFQRLSLVGNILRDQSLRRRYDYFHSKGFPRWKGTGYYYSKFRPGIIMTVMILYIIVGGIHFVAMKISRKQDFKRLKDLKEETKKQAWGGSQIPPADGSSRKVFNDTTGKQFMITPDGNVSLIVSEPKKESYLISLDENDINLNPGFKESLFFKLPCSLWNVSLGKALDKTIDTTVVFENPNKQADITSNEQTQKTKKKIQRGQIFELSNGKKVYGRNGASTTQKRKQK, encoded by the coding sequence ATGAAGTACATATCTCTATTGTCTcttatattgatatttgcTACGGCAATCTCACTTGTGGAAGCGTCAAATTGGTCGCCTGAAGATTACGAGATTTTTAGCTTGAATGATAAAGTTCAGCAAGACTTAGGCAAAGGTGCCAGCTTTTACTCTTGGTTAGAATTGCCAAACGGTCCTAAATCTACGTTACAAGAAATTTCTAAGGCTTATAGAAAGAAGTCGCGTATTTTGCATCCTGATAAAGTATCTGGGTCTAAGTCATTAAAAAAACAAGCAGAAGAAAGATTTCAACGGTTGTCTTTAGTTGGGAATATTTTGAGAGATCAGTCGTTGAGAAGACGATACgattattttcattctaAAGGGTTTCCAAGATGGAAAGGGACAggctattattattcaaaattccGCCCAGGAATTATCATGACTGTTATGATACTTTACATTATTGTTGGGGGAATTCACTTTGTTGCCATGAAAATCAGTCGGAAACAGGACTTCAAACGTCTTaaagatttgaaagaagaaaccAAGAAGCAGGCTTGGGGGGGTTCGCAGATACCTCCCGCTGATGGTTCTAGTAGAAAGGTTTTTAACGATACTACTGGAAAGCAGTTCATGATCACCCCAGATGGGAATGTTTCGTTGATAGTTTCTGAACCTAAAAAGGAATCGTACCTCATTTCTCTCGATGAAAATGACATTAATTTAAACCCAGGATTTAAGGAATCTCTTTTTTTCAAACTTCCTTGTTCTTTATGGAATGTTTCTCTTGGTAAAGCATTAGATAAGACCATTGATACCACTgttgtttttgaaaatcCAAACAAACAGGCAGACATCACTTCAAATGAGCAAACGCagaaaacaaagaagaagattcaGAGAGGCCAAATCTTTGAATTGTCTAATGGTAAAAAAGTTTATGGAAGAAATGGCGCATCAACTACTCAAAAGAGAAAACAGAAGTAA
- a CDS encoding DEHA2G19272p (similar to CA1849|IPF19932 Candida albicans IPF19932): MAHLYPLSTNLKLVFFYNTCSFVLWLCCFCRFLILLPLVGRKFLPGGIADFFHIVSLLPLCGFFIKKTLIKSKLQVSDAWSLANGVRMVWVCYGVIFPHPRIAKHTSYSLLILSWCLMNVVHFAYYSFKVKTRSTPSWLFWLQYHHFYLTFPLTMVAEMVLIFLSLAFVKQDHMYEMFLQAALLSYIPAGYFAWGYLQSRKSCKYDSIIEKRTQRSSNQQQEQNRTVASSISSRNQYAVDEHELRDVSSNQ; the protein is encoded by the coding sequence ATGGCACACTTATACCCTCTTTCCACAAATCTCAAGCTTGTGTTTTTCTATAACACATGTTCGTTTGTCTTATGGCTTTGCTGCTTTTGTCggtttttaatattattaccaTTGGTAGGTAGAAAGTTTTTGCCAGGAGGAATTGCTGATTTCTTTCATATTGTATCATTATTACCCTTGTGTGGGTTTTTCATAAAAAAGACATTAATCAAGTCCAAATTGCAGGTAAGTGATGCGTGGTCGTTAGCAAATGGTGTTAGAATGGTATGGGTTTGCTATGGTGTTATCTTCCCGCATCCAAGGATAGCGAAGCACACGTCATATTCATTGCTTATATTGTCGTGGTGTTTGATGAACGTAGTTCACTTTGCGTACTATAGTTTCAAAGTTAAGACCCGCAGCACGCCTTCGTGGCTCTTTTGGTtacaatatcatcatttttatttaacaTTTCCATTGACGATGGTTGCAGAAAtggtattaatattcttgaGTCTTGCGTTTGTCAAGCAAGATCATATGTATGAAATGTTTTTGCAGGCTGCTTTATTGAGCTACATACCAGCAGGTTATTTTGCATGGGGATATTTGCAATCAAGGAAATCTTGCAAGTATGACAGCATCATAGAAAAAAGAACGCAGCGTTCTTCAAATCAGCAGCAAGAGCAAAATAGAACCGTTGCATCTTCCATTTCTTCTCGCAACCAATATGCGGTAGATGAACACGAATTGCGAGACGTGAGTTCCAATCAATGA
- a CDS encoding DEHA2G19294p (similar to uniprot|Q08268 Saccharomyces cerevisiae YOL119C MCH4 Protein with similarity to mammalian monocarboxylate permeases), protein MSTGHPDDIELSRVRGTATSEPLDDTKNDSNIEKKDDIMVRSGINEAIDPHKQLTFAVDTDADAVDGTDGAQDANIADNADAAAETTVRLEDSDDKPPDGGFKAYSVLVGSYFTILTNLGLINSVGAIQTYISEHQLEGINAISVSWIFSIYLCLAYGVGLVTGSVFDKRGPLGLLIVSAVLIVVGLFGAAYSKTVYQFILSFMAVGISNGLSLTPSVGVINHWFSNKKIGTIQGLSTSAGSLGGLAFPLLLRYLYPTYGFSIALIVLGCICFACMLIGIALIRVRVKRKPQEVGSLSDARPEALSKWKKVKKESKVLSFKHLKDTKYVLLIIGAFFAELSLVLIVTYYATYAIAQGVSESTAYILLTVWNATGILGRFLPGLGSDFLGKFNVNILMLIGYNLSICALWVPFGHNLKVLYAFAALGGFFSGSILSMVPICLAQVSLVVEFGERYGLLNFFLSLGNLFGVPIAAVIIGNGSVHNYNMFSILVCVCSVIGTLFWYLSRHSIVGFRLNVKI, encoded by the coding sequence atgtcAACCGGACATCCAGACGACATTGAGCTTTCGAGAGTCAGAGGTACTGCTACTAGCGAACCTCTTGATGATACCAAGAATGATTCTAATATCGAAAAAAAAGATGATATTATGGTTAGAAGTGGTATAAATGAAGCGATTGACCCGCATAAACAACTCACATTTGCGGTTGATACTGACGCAGATGCTGTAGATGGAACAGATGGTGCACAAGATGCAAATATCGCAGACAATGCAGATGCTGCAGCAGAGACCACTGTACGTTTAGAAGATTCTGACGATAAACCACCTGATGGTGGCTTTAAAGCGTATTCCGTGTTAGTAGGTTCATATTTTACGATTTTGACTAACTTAGGTCTTATTAATTCTGTTGGTGCGATTCAAACATATATTTCTGAGCATCAGTTGGAAGGTATAAATGCTATAAGTGTTTCATGGATTTTCTCTATCTACCTTTGTCTTGCGTATGGGGTAGGGCTTGTTACAGGTAGTGTATTCGATAAGAGAGGTCCTTTAGGACTATTGATCGTATCGGCTGTGTTAATAGTTGTAGGTTTATTCGGTGCAGCTTACAGTAAGACCGTGtatcaatttattttgaGTTTTATGGCTGTTGGAATTTCAAATGGGTTATCGCTTACCCCATCGGTTGGTGTAATCAACCATTGGTTTTCCAATAAAAAGATTGGTACGATTCAAGGGCTCTCCACTAGCGCAGGGTCCTTAGGTGGGTTAGCATTcccattattattgagaTATTTATATCCTACCTATGGATTTTCGATAGCGCTTATTGTTTTGGGATGTATCTGTTTCGCTTGTATGTTAATTGGAATTGCTTTAATCAGAGTAAGAGTAAAGAGAAAGCCACAAGAAGTAGGTTCCTTATCTGATGCAAGACCTGAAGCATTGTCAAAATGGAAGAAAGTAAAGAAGGAATCAAAAGTTTTGAGTTTCAAACATTTGAAAGATACTAAATACGttcttcttattattgGTGCATTTTTCGCAGAACTTTCATTAGTGTTGATTGTCACCTATTATGCTACTTACGCGATTGCACAGGGAGTTTCCGAATCGACGGCTTACATATTGTTAACTGTTTGGAATGCCACTGGTATTTTAGGTAGATTTTTGCCAGGCTTGGGTTCTGATTTCCTTGGGAAGTTCAATGTGAATATATTGATGCTTATAGGCTACAACTTATCCATATGTGCATTGTGGGTTCCTTTTGGGCATAACTTGAAGGTTTTGTATGCCTTTGCAGCTCTTGGAGGTTTTTTTCTGGGACTGATTTTGTCAATGGTTCCGATTTGCTTAGCCCAAGTTAGTTTGGTTGTGGAATTTGGGGAAAGGTATGGTTTGTTGAACTTCTTCCTTAGTTTGGGTAATTTGTTCGGTGTTCCGATTGCAGctgttattattggaaatggTAGCGTCCATAACTATAATatgttttcaattttggtGTGTGTATGCTCTGTCATTGGTACTTTATTCTGGTATTTGAGTAGACATTCAATCGTTGGATTTAGATTGAATGTAAAAATTTAA
- a CDS encoding mitochondrial 54S ribosomal protein YmL44 (similar to uniprot|P19956 Saccharomyces cerevisiae YMR225C MRPL44 Mitochondrial ribosomal protein of the large subunit start by similartity): MITKYFTKVSVKFDPFTASSRSARLFLSRIPPSMKGACKIDYKVLTANSPASEKPLVEVTFKDKHMMQADPETMNFKDLSVYFDSHSRQLAIKEAISD, from the coding sequence ATGATTACTAAATACTTCACTAAAGTGTCGGTTAAGTTTGATCCATTTACGGCTAGTTCCAGATCAGCCAGATTATTTCTTTCGAGGATTCCACCTTCAATGAAAGGTGCATGTAAAATAGATTACAAAGTGCTAACAGCAAACTCACCAGCATCAGAGAAGCCATTAGTAGAAGTGACATTCAAAGACAAGCATATGATGCAAGCAGATCCAGAAACAATGAACTTCAAGGATTTAAGTGTATACTTTGATAGTCATTCCAGACAGTTAGCGATTAAAGAAGCCATATCGGATTGA